A region from the Benincasa hispida cultivar B227 chromosome 8, ASM972705v1, whole genome shotgun sequence genome encodes:
- the LOC120083292 gene encoding homeobox-leucine zipper protein HAT5-like isoform X1 — protein MASRRVYGGGGGGDDGGSISGVSSNHCVLLQNRGGSFASEPLNALFLSGSSSSTSPSLLDCSGVGSRSMMSFEDIRGGNGSNRSFFCPFDSEDNGDEDLDDYFHHPEKKRRLTVDQVRFLEKSFETENKLEPERKVQLAKDLGLQPRQVAIWFQNRRARWKTKQLEKDYEALQSSYGSLKVDYENLLKEKDSLKAEILLLTDKLQHRQKERGNSVLSEVDKFGEEPPHNLVVDSHLDDEFSKSSKLGCKQEDISSVKSDIFDSDSPHYTDGVHSSLLEPGDSSYIFDPDQSDLSQDEEDNLGKNLLPPYIFPKLEDVDYSDPPTSSCNFVFPIEDNALWSWS, from the exons ATGGCGAGTCGGAGGGTCTACGGTGGCGGTGGTGGCGGCGACGACGGTGGTAGTATAAGTGGTGTTTCTTCTAATCATTGTGTTTTACTTCAGAATCGTGGAGGGTCTTTTGCTTCTGAGCCTCTTAATGCTCTGTTCCTTTCTGGgtcatcttcttctacttccCCTTCTCTGCTTG ATTGTTCTGGTGTAGGTTCAAGATCCATGATGAGTTTCGAAGATATTCGTGGAGGAAATGGATCGAATAGATCGTTCTTTTGCCCGTTCGATAGTGAAGATAATGGGGATGAAGACTTGGATGATTACTTTCATCACCCTGAAAAAAAGAGGCGTTTAACTGTTGATCAAGTCCGGTTCCTCGAGAAAAGTTTCGAGACTGAGAACAAGCTCGAACCGGAAAGGAAAGTTCAACTAGCAAAAGACCTTGGGCTGCAGCCTCGTCAGGTTGCTATATGGTTTCAAAATCGTCGAGCTCGATGGAAAACAAAACAGCTGGAAAAGGACTATGAGGCCCTTCAATCCAGCTATGGAAGTCTTAAGGTTGACTATGAAAACCTACTCAAGGAGAAGGATTCACTAAAAGCTGag ATTCTTCTCCTAACAGACAAACTGCAACACAGACAAAAAGAAAGAGGAAACTCTGTGCTGTCTGAAGTTGACAAATTTGGTGAAGAACCACCTCATAATCTGGTTGTTGATTCACATTTGGATGATGAATTCTCCAAATCTTCAAAGCTGGGTTGTAAGCAAGAGGATATCAGTTCAGTCAAAAGTGATATATTTGATTCAGATAGCCCACACTACACTGATGGGGTTCACTCTTCACTCCTAGAGCCTGGAGATTCTTCCTATATTTTTGATCCCGATCAATCCGATTTATCGCAAGACGAAGAAGATAACTTGGGAAAGAATCTATTGCCCCCTTACATCTTCCCAAAGCTCGAAGATGTCGACTACTCTGACCCGCCCACAAgttcttgtaattttgtattCCCCATTGAAGACAATGCCCTTTGGTCCTGGTCTTAA
- the LOC120083292 gene encoding homeobox-leucine zipper protein HAT5-like isoform X2 — protein MASRRVYGGGGGGDDGGSISGVSSNHCVLLQNRGGSFASEPLNALFLSGSSSSTSPSLLGSRSMMSFEDIRGGNGSNRSFFCPFDSEDNGDEDLDDYFHHPEKKRRLTVDQVRFLEKSFETENKLEPERKVQLAKDLGLQPRQVAIWFQNRRARWKTKQLEKDYEALQSSYGSLKVDYENLLKEKDSLKAEILLLTDKLQHRQKERGNSVLSEVDKFGEEPPHNLVVDSHLDDEFSKSSKLGCKQEDISSVKSDIFDSDSPHYTDGVHSSLLEPGDSSYIFDPDQSDLSQDEEDNLGKNLLPPYIFPKLEDVDYSDPPTSSCNFVFPIEDNALWSWS, from the exons ATGGCGAGTCGGAGGGTCTACGGTGGCGGTGGTGGCGGCGACGACGGTGGTAGTATAAGTGGTGTTTCTTCTAATCATTGTGTTTTACTTCAGAATCGTGGAGGGTCTTTTGCTTCTGAGCCTCTTAATGCTCTGTTCCTTTCTGGgtcatcttcttctacttccCCTTCTCTGCTTG GTTCAAGATCCATGATGAGTTTCGAAGATATTCGTGGAGGAAATGGATCGAATAGATCGTTCTTTTGCCCGTTCGATAGTGAAGATAATGGGGATGAAGACTTGGATGATTACTTTCATCACCCTGAAAAAAAGAGGCGTTTAACTGTTGATCAAGTCCGGTTCCTCGAGAAAAGTTTCGAGACTGAGAACAAGCTCGAACCGGAAAGGAAAGTTCAACTAGCAAAAGACCTTGGGCTGCAGCCTCGTCAGGTTGCTATATGGTTTCAAAATCGTCGAGCTCGATGGAAAACAAAACAGCTGGAAAAGGACTATGAGGCCCTTCAATCCAGCTATGGAAGTCTTAAGGTTGACTATGAAAACCTACTCAAGGAGAAGGATTCACTAAAAGCTGag ATTCTTCTCCTAACAGACAAACTGCAACACAGACAAAAAGAAAGAGGAAACTCTGTGCTGTCTGAAGTTGACAAATTTGGTGAAGAACCACCTCATAATCTGGTTGTTGATTCACATTTGGATGATGAATTCTCCAAATCTTCAAAGCTGGGTTGTAAGCAAGAGGATATCAGTTCAGTCAAAAGTGATATATTTGATTCAGATAGCCCACACTACACTGATGGGGTTCACTCTTCACTCCTAGAGCCTGGAGATTCTTCCTATATTTTTGATCCCGATCAATCCGATTTATCGCAAGACGAAGAAGATAACTTGGGAAAGAATCTATTGCCCCCTTACATCTTCCCAAAGCTCGAAGATGTCGACTACTCTGACCCGCCCACAAgttcttgtaattttgtattCCCCATTGAAGACAATGCCCTTTGGTCCTGGTCTTAA